In Iodobacter fluviatilis, one DNA window encodes the following:
- a CDS encoding TonB-dependent receptor, translating to MRMKQLAVAIALIGAGAAINAHAEEKVNKVERVEVTGSSIKRVQKEGAAPVETISRKQIEKTGATTVNELLKSVSSLDTFDQGEISSNSPSGSGGANVKMRGLGETDLLVLLNGRRLPVNAMADGSGAGAAVDINLIPLSAIERVEILKDGGSAIYGADAVAGVINFITKKNYQGGDLRAKTGISSRGDANETSVGMSAGFGDYEEDGFNVLASFDVFKRDPIYRADRDLTKSADFRRFGGPDGRSSYSPYGNKLDSKGRFTGEQVKPCPADLLVDGRCRYDFGSSLLTSFNGADRMSGMGVARLRVSDTTTAYIQGFYSTSTDHFEAHPVPDFFKLPDGSSYAGRFMQGGPRITDRQASLSQFVMGLEGSVAGFDWSVAAGHGLSQVYSLNSNYFDANKWDDALTNGLIDATVTTNNPALVDSLKVKATRDASNALYFVDSKISGETPLALPGGKVAFAVGASYTKEVLKDTPDPLTQAGLVVGSIAQAGVNASRDNKALFAEISLPIHSTLEVQGAVRYDSYSSENSSSESKASPKVSIRFQPLKELLLRASYAKSFRMPTLKQLNGGVDQGAMDIKTADECLALGEPANCAITAYEVSGSNKNLTPETGTSFNVGVVADVGIFSGSVDWWKIQKEDTIGKPSVLEALQAKKIGYDKDGRLLVFTNLQNISKFESSGIDVEGRLRFPTSFGTYTFSDSATYYLEQRQTKVSGEWENLKGIYASPIWRNTFRAEADYGVWSSALAVRTTGDFLDTDIRETDSLKVPAGIPTVPSYTETDLSVTYTGFKGLKLDAGVKNVFDNMPPFSLRNVETNNHSQMGFAELYNVRGRFFSVGAQYSFK from the coding sequence ATGCGGATGAAACAATTAGCGGTTGCGATCGCTTTAATCGGTGCTGGTGCAGCAATCAATGCTCATGCAGAAGAAAAAGTAAATAAAGTTGAGCGCGTTGAAGTAACGGGATCAAGCATTAAGCGTGTTCAAAAAGAAGGAGCGGCACCGGTTGAAACAATTTCGCGTAAGCAGATTGAAAAAACGGGTGCAACAACTGTTAATGAGTTGTTGAAAAGCGTTTCTTCACTTGATACCTTTGACCAAGGTGAGATCTCAAGCAACAGCCCTAGCGGTTCTGGTGGAGCAAACGTCAAAATGCGGGGTCTGGGTGAAACCGACTTGCTGGTGCTGCTGAACGGTCGACGCTTACCTGTGAATGCAATGGCTGATGGCTCAGGTGCAGGTGCTGCTGTTGATATTAATTTGATTCCACTGAGTGCTATTGAACGAGTTGAAATTCTAAAAGATGGGGGCTCAGCCATTTACGGCGCTGATGCTGTGGCAGGTGTAATTAACTTTATAACCAAGAAGAATTATCAGGGTGGCGATCTCCGTGCCAAAACCGGCATTTCAAGTCGCGGTGATGCAAATGAAACCAGCGTAGGGATGAGTGCTGGTTTTGGTGATTACGAAGAAGATGGCTTTAATGTGCTTGCCAGCTTTGATGTTTTTAAGCGCGATCCTATTTATCGTGCTGATCGCGATTTAACTAAGAGTGCAGACTTCCGTCGTTTTGGCGGGCCAGATGGCCGTAGTTCTTACTCGCCATATGGTAATAAACTGGATTCTAAAGGGCGCTTTACTGGCGAACAAGTCAAGCCTTGTCCTGCTGATTTACTGGTAGATGGTCGTTGCCGATATGACTTTGGTTCGAGTCTTTTAACGTCATTTAATGGCGCGGATCGAATGAGTGGGATGGGCGTGGCTCGTTTGCGTGTTTCTGACACGACTACGGCTTATATCCAAGGTTTTTACTCAACCAGCACGGATCATTTTGAAGCGCACCCTGTTCCAGATTTCTTTAAGCTGCCAGATGGTAGTAGCTATGCTGGACGCTTTATGCAAGGTGGTCCACGGATTACAGATCGCCAGGCTTCATTGAGTCAGTTTGTAATGGGCTTAGAAGGGTCGGTTGCTGGCTTTGATTGGAGTGTGGCTGCTGGTCATGGTTTGAGCCAAGTTTATAGCCTGAATAGTAATTATTTTGATGCAAATAAGTGGGATGACGCACTTACCAACGGTTTGATTGATGCAACGGTTACAACTAATAATCCAGCCTTAGTGGATAGCCTAAAAGTCAAAGCAACACGTGACGCAAGTAATGCTCTCTATTTTGTGGATAGTAAAATTAGTGGTGAAACCCCTTTAGCTTTGCCTGGTGGGAAAGTTGCGTTTGCCGTGGGTGCGTCATATACGAAAGAAGTTTTAAAAGATACGCCTGATCCATTGACTCAGGCAGGTCTGGTTGTGGGGAGCATCGCACAAGCTGGTGTGAACGCAAGCAGAGATAATAAAGCACTTTTTGCAGAAATTTCCTTGCCTATTCATAGCACTTTAGAGGTGCAGGGGGCGGTGCGTTACGACTCTTATTCATCAGAGAACTCTTCCTCAGAGTCTAAGGCATCACCTAAAGTTTCTATTCGATTCCAGCCACTCAAGGAGCTTTTATTGCGTGCTTCGTACGCAAAAAGTTTCCGCATGCCAACGCTTAAGCAATTAAATGGTGGTGTGGATCAAGGTGCAATGGATATCAAAACTGCAGATGAATGTTTGGCTCTTGGTGAGCCAGCTAACTGCGCGATTACAGCTTATGAAGTGAGCGGTAGTAATAAAAACTTGACTCCTGAAACTGGGACGTCATTTAACGTAGGTGTTGTTGCCGATGTTGGTATTTTCTCGGGCTCTGTTGATTGGTGGAAGATTCAAAAAGAAGACACGATCGGGAAACCATCGGTTTTAGAGGCGTTACAAGCAAAGAAGATTGGCTATGATAAGGATGGTCGCTTACTTGTATTTACGAACCTACAGAATATTAGTAAGTTTGAATCGTCAGGGATTGATGTCGAAGGTCGCTTACGTTTCCCAACTTCGTTTGGAACATACACATTCAGTGACTCAGCTACTTATTACCTAGAACAGCGTCAGACCAAGGTTTCTGGCGAGTGGGAAAATCTGAAGGGAATTTATGCGTCACCAATTTGGCGTAATACTTTCCGTGCCGAGGCTGATTATGGCGTGTGGTCTAGTGCATTAGCAGTTCGTACTACGGGTGATTTCTTAGATACTGATATTCGTGAAACAGATTCGCTGAAAGTACCTGCAGGTATCCCGACTGTGCCTAGTTACACTGAAACAGATCTTTCTGTTACTTACACAGGATTTAAAGGTTTGAAGCTGGATGCGGGTGTGAAAAACGTATTCGACAATATGCCTCCGTTTAGCTTGCGTAATGTAGAGACGAATAACCATTCACAAATGGGCTTCGCAGAACTGTACAACGTTCGCGGTCGTTTCTTCTCTGTTGGTGCTCAATACTCATTTAAATAA
- a CDS encoding MotA/TolQ/ExbB proton channel family protein codes for MAKFSRQFFMFAAAAAACALPVLANTTTAVANPYGIDALWAQGDIVAKGTLVILLTMSAATWYVGIVKILDQRRLIKLGRDLLKARGPELLTKAKALKDDGIYSSVAHAGAQAASEHNGELSKNVDLNTWVSMATYDAADHASSKMQAGMSVIATVGSTAPFVGLFGTVWGIYHALTAIGISGQASIDKVAGPVGESLIMTAIGLAVAVPAVLGYNWLVRRNKLVVEMVHTVAARLHTNLLSTPK; via the coding sequence ATGGCTAAGTTCTCCCGCCAATTCTTTATGTTCGCAGCCGCTGCTGCAGCGTGTGCTTTGCCAGTGCTTGCAAATACCACGACAGCTGTCGCCAACCCATACGGTATTGATGCTTTATGGGCACAGGGCGATATCGTTGCAAAAGGTACTTTAGTGATTTTGCTGACCATGTCCGCTGCTACCTGGTATGTGGGTATTGTTAAAATTCTTGATCAGCGCCGCCTGATTAAATTAGGCCGTGATTTGTTGAAAGCGCGTGGCCCGGAGCTGCTGACTAAGGCTAAAGCGTTGAAAGACGATGGTATTTACAGCTCGGTAGCCCATGCAGGTGCTCAGGCTGCCAGCGAGCACAATGGTGAGTTAAGCAAAAACGTAGACCTGAATACTTGGGTTTCGATGGCTACTTACGATGCCGCTGATCACGCCAGCAGCAAAATGCAAGCCGGCATGTCGGTTATCGCAACGGTAGGCTCGACTGCTCCTTTCGTAGGTTTGTTCGGTACTGTTTGGGGTATTTACCACGCGCTGACAGCCATTGGTATTTCTGGTCAGGCATCGATCGATAAAGTAGCTGGCCCAGTGGGTGAGTCTTTGATCATGACTGCGATTGGTCTGGCTGTAGCCGTGCCTGCGGTACTGGGTTACAACTGGTTAGTGCGTCGTAACAAGCTGGTCGTTGAAATGGTTCACACCGTAGCAGCCCGTTTGCACACCAATTTGCTCAGCACACCTAAGTAA
- a CDS encoding ExbD/TolR family protein, which translates to MSAINTTPLVDVMLVLLIIFLITIPVVTQTIKLTLPKEVNIPTQTKPENIVLGVDDKSNIYWNITQIKSDEELLARLVKVAKMDPQPEVHIRGDMSSKYSSVGRIVLAVQRAGIVKIAFITEPPARN; encoded by the coding sequence ATGTCTGCGATCAACACCACACCATTGGTTGATGTGATGTTGGTACTGCTCATCATCTTTTTGATTACTATTCCAGTTGTAACGCAAACGATTAAATTGACTTTGCCTAAAGAGGTCAATATTCCGACGCAAACCAAGCCAGAAAACATTGTTTTAGGCGTGGATGATAAAAGCAATATTTATTGGAATATCACCCAGATTAAGTCAGATGAAGAATTACTGGCTCGTTTGGTTAAAGTTGCAAAAATGGACCCGCAGCCGGAAGTCCATATTCGCGGCGATATGTCTTCTAAATATAGCTCGGTAGGCCGGATTGTTTTAGCAGTGCAAAGGGCGGGGATTGTAAAAATAGCCTTTATTACCGAGCCGCCTGCCAGGAATTAA
- a CDS encoding ExbD/TolR family protein, translating into MGMQIGGNDDDMMMEINTTPLIDVMLVLLIMLIITIPIQTHAVKLDMPVNSPSKSTEKPEIVQIDIGSNNVISWAGVPLADRAALEKNLSDAASKAVQPEFHIRPDKDANYESVALVLASSQRLGVKKIGIVGHEQFIK; encoded by the coding sequence ATGGGAATGCAAATCGGTGGTAATGACGATGATATGATGATGGAAATCAATACCACGCCATTGATTGACGTGATGTTGGTTTTGCTGATTATGCTGATTATCACTATCCCAATTCAAACGCATGCCGTAAAACTGGATATGCCCGTTAATTCACCTTCTAAATCAACAGAAAAGCCTGAAATAGTTCAGATTGATATTGGTAGCAATAATGTCATTTCATGGGCTGGTGTTCCTTTGGCTGATCGTGCTGCTTTAGAAAAAAATCTGTCCGATGCAGCAAGCAAGGCTGTGCAACCAGAGTTTCATATTCGTCCTGACAAAGATGCAAATTATGAATCTGTGGCATTGGTTCTGGCCAGCTCGCAGCGCTTAGGTGTGAAAAAGATTGGTATTGTCGGGCATGAGCAGTTTATAAAGTAA
- a CDS encoding M3 family metallopeptidase: MSLAVLFSSAPLFAAQGGALLLPDAADIARQCQQTISHAKVKIAALEKLPLAKVNAANTLGEWNRINQDMDRFGGPAGLLSEVSPLAPVRAAADACNLKLSALISDVLQSEALYSRFKALKPKDAIDAEAQADLLSNFEDRGVNLSKEKRTELAAIFNKIEKLQQDFSRNMRDNQARISFTAAELKGVSARFLESAKKDAAGQYVLGFDYPEIDAVMGYAENEATRERYYSGRMKIGGAANLQILKEVVELRKQIAQLTGYPSYAAFAIRNKMAATPEAVNTFLADVQSRVADLEKSDIEELRQEKTRFTGKADSVLKRWDVQFYEEQLKASRYQLDQKQVREQFPTEPTIAWMMNVTGTLYGVDFRPNAQLKTWHKEVRAYDVFDRSSKKYLSSFYLDLFPRDGKYKHAAAFPVRGVSTLSGQTPVSVLVTNFSREGFNQDELETLFHEFGHVMHGVLSKTRYTMQAGTSVKRDFVEAPSQMYEEWARRPEAEALFNDTCPSCKPIDPKLIAKMDEARRFGRGLKYARQVLYSAYDMALAAADAGDPQAVWQAMESKTPLGYVAGTEFPGTFGHIVGGYAAGYYGYMWSEVLALDMLSAYGSNVMDVKQGKRYRELILENGGQRPAMELVEAFIGRKPNADAFFQEITGQRDAAAKTAKQ; the protein is encoded by the coding sequence ATGAGCCTCGCAGTATTGTTTTCTTCTGCACCGCTATTTGCAGCGCAGGGTGGCGCATTGCTTTTGCCTGATGCGGCCGATATTGCACGCCAGTGTCAGCAAACAATTTCCCATGCCAAAGTAAAAATTGCTGCTTTAGAAAAACTGCCTTTGGCTAAAGTCAATGCGGCGAATACATTGGGTGAATGGAATAGAATTAATCAGGATATGGATCGCTTCGGTGGACCGGCTGGTTTACTTTCTGAAGTCAGCCCTTTAGCGCCTGTGCGTGCTGCGGCTGATGCATGCAATTTAAAATTGTCTGCTCTGATCAGTGATGTATTACAAAGCGAGGCTTTATATAGCCGTTTTAAAGCTTTAAAACCAAAAGATGCCATTGATGCGGAAGCCCAGGCAGATTTGCTGAGCAATTTTGAAGACCGAGGCGTTAATTTATCTAAAGAAAAACGTACAGAATTAGCCGCTATTTTTAATAAAATAGAAAAGCTGCAACAGGATTTTTCGCGCAATATGCGTGATAACCAAGCCAGAATTAGCTTTACTGCCGCTGAATTAAAAGGTGTTTCGGCCCGCTTTTTAGAGTCTGCAAAAAAAGATGCGGCAGGTCAGTATGTATTGGGCTTTGATTATCCCGAAATTGATGCCGTGATGGGCTATGCAGAAAACGAAGCGACCCGTGAGCGCTATTACAGTGGCCGGATGAAAATTGGCGGTGCGGCCAATTTGCAAATCCTTAAAGAAGTGGTTGAATTAAGAAAACAAATTGCACAACTTACCGGCTACCCAAGCTATGCCGCATTTGCAATCCGCAATAAAATGGCCGCCACGCCAGAAGCGGTTAATACCTTTCTGGCCGATGTGCAATCTCGAGTTGCTGATTTAGAAAAATCAGATATCGAAGAGCTGCGCCAGGAAAAAACCCGCTTTACCGGCAAGGCTGATAGCGTGCTGAAACGCTGGGATGTGCAGTTTTACGAAGAGCAGCTCAAAGCTAGCCGCTATCAGCTCGATCAAAAGCAAGTGCGTGAACAGTTCCCTACTGAGCCGACCATTGCCTGGATGATGAATGTCACCGGCACGCTCTATGGTGTTGATTTCCGCCCGAATGCTCAATTAAAAACATGGCACAAAGAAGTCCGTGCTTACGATGTATTTGATCGCAGCAGCAAAAAATACCTCTCCAGCTTTTACCTTGATCTCTTCCCGCGTGATGGCAAATATAAGCACGCGGCGGCATTTCCTGTTCGCGGTGTAAGTACTTTAAGCGGGCAAACGCCGGTCAGCGTTTTAGTCACCAATTTTAGTCGTGAAGGCTTTAATCAGGATGAATTAGAAACGCTCTTCCATGAGTTTGGCCATGTGATGCACGGCGTGCTGTCTAAAACACGTTACACCATGCAGGCAGGTACATCGGTGAAGCGTGATTTTGTTGAAGCGCCATCACAAATGTACGAAGAATGGGCGCGTCGGCCTGAGGCTGAAGCCTTGTTTAACGATACATGCCCAAGCTGCAAACCCATTGATCCTAAGTTAATCGCCAAAATGGATGAAGCACGCCGCTTTGGCCGTGGCCTCAAATATGCCCGCCAAGTGCTGTACTCCGCTTACGATATGGCCTTGGCTGCAGCAGATGCCGGGGACCCGCAGGCAGTATGGCAAGCCATGGAAAGCAAAACACCGCTGGGCTATGTAGCAGGTACAGAATTCCCCGGCACCTTTGGGCATATCGTGGGTGGCTATGCGGCAGGCTATTACGGCTATATGTGGTCTGAAGTTTTAGCGCTGGATATGTTGTCGGCTTACGGCAGCAATGTGATGGATGTGAAGCAGGGCAAGCGTTACCGCGAATTGATCTTAGAAAACGGTGGCCAGCGTCCGGCGATGGAATTAGTAGAAGCGTTTATCGGCCGCAAGCCTAATGCCGATGCTTTTTTTCAGGAAATTACCGGCCAGCGTGACGCGGCGGCTAAAACGGCTAAACAATAG
- a CDS encoding ABC transporter substrate-binding protein, producing MKKLLSIAIAGALFSQPVLAADMNKVLRVAFPAPETGFDPGKISDVYSSSITENVFDPMLSYDFMARPVKLVPNTLTEMPQLSEDGKVLTLHIKKGIYFAPDAVFKGQKRELTAADYAYSLKRLVDPVTGSPTGYLIAGKFIGLDEWVKSAKNGKLDYDKTVEGIKTLDRYTLQLTLKEPYPALQYVLAMPHMGAVAREVMEAYADNTMSHPVGTGPYMVTEWKPGTHISLAANPNYRKKVIDYKPGDNEVDQLIAKEMNGKTMPEIGRVEVSIIQEEQPKWLAFRNGDLDLSSLPQPLVRGSLLLDPNDPWRVDLKPDLKKRGIKLYRDLSEEITYYVFNMQNPVVGGLSKDKIALRRAIAMSFNTSDTIRNIRRNQAVKAQYIIPPNVAGHNPNFKAAFEYNPALANALLDEFGYKIGKDGKRLLPSGLPFEIDFITGTTGTDKQWNEYWQKAFDSIKVKVAFRQMQWNEQVKSLRTCTYGMDGAAWLADYPDGDNFTMMLYGKNIGSENYACYKSPSYDKLYEASQKLGDSPERNALYDQMNKIMMADTPWVMGDTRFNNYLTHQWIKGYKPHPQFNTLWRYLDIKK from the coding sequence ATGAAAAAACTATTAAGCATCGCCATAGCGGGGGCGCTATTTAGCCAGCCAGTATTGGCGGCGGATATGAATAAAGTATTGCGTGTCGCATTCCCTGCGCCAGAAACAGGCTTTGACCCAGGCAAAATATCAGATGTGTATTCCAGCTCAATTACAGAAAATGTATTTGATCCAATGCTCTCCTATGACTTTATGGCAAGGCCGGTAAAGCTTGTCCCGAATACGCTGACAGAAATGCCTCAGCTCAGTGAAGACGGCAAAGTATTAACCCTACATATTAAAAAAGGGATTTACTTTGCCCCTGATGCCGTATTTAAAGGGCAAAAACGTGAATTAACCGCTGCAGATTATGCTTATTCGCTTAAACGTCTGGTTGATCCGGTAACGGGGTCGCCGACAGGCTATTTGATTGCAGGCAAGTTTATTGGCTTAGATGAGTGGGTAAAATCGGCCAAAAATGGCAAACTTGATTACGATAAAACAGTTGAGGGTATTAAAACCCTTGATCGTTACACCCTGCAGCTCACTTTAAAAGAGCCATACCCGGCTTTGCAGTATGTGCTGGCCATGCCGCATATGGGTGCTGTAGCACGCGAAGTGATGGAAGCCTATGCGGATAATACGATGTCTCACCCGGTAGGCACGGGCCCTTATATGGTAACTGAATGGAAACCCGGTACACATATCTCGTTGGCGGCCAATCCAAATTACAGAAAAAAAGTCATCGATTACAAACCCGGTGATAATGAAGTTGATCAGCTAATCGCCAAAGAAATGAATGGTAAAACGATGCCTGAAATTGGCCGTGTTGAAGTTTCTATTATTCAGGAAGAGCAACCGAAATGGCTGGCTTTCAGAAATGGTGATTTAGATTTGAGTAGCTTGCCGCAACCGCTTGTACGTGGCTCCTTGTTATTAGATCCTAACGACCCATGGCGTGTGGATTTGAAGCCTGATTTAAAGAAGCGGGGCATTAAACTTTACCGTGATTTGAGTGAAGAAATTACCTATTACGTATTTAATATGCAAAACCCTGTGGTGGGTGGTTTAAGCAAGGATAAAATTGCTTTACGCCGTGCCATTGCTATGTCTTTTAATACAAGCGACACCATTCGTAATATCCGTCGTAATCAGGCCGTTAAAGCACAGTATATTATTCCACCCAATGTGGCTGGGCATAATCCGAATTTTAAAGCGGCGTTTGAATATAACCCTGCTTTAGCAAATGCTTTGCTGGATGAATTTGGCTATAAAATTGGCAAGGATGGCAAACGCCTGTTGCCAAGTGGCTTGCCATTTGAAATTGATTTCATTACGGGTACAACCGGTACTGATAAACAATGGAATGAATACTGGCAAAAAGCCTTTGATTCGATCAAAGTAAAAGTAGCATTCAGACAAATGCAATGGAATGAGCAGGTTAAATCATTGCGTACCTGCACTTATGGCATGGATGGTGCAGCATGGCTGGCTGATTATCCTGATGGTGATAACTTCACGATGATGCTTTATGGCAAAAATATTGGCAGCGAAAATTATGCCTGCTACAAATCGCCTAGCTACGACAAGCTTTATGAGGCATCACAAAAATTAGGTGACAGCCCGGAGCGTAATGCGCTTTATGATCAGATGAATAAAATCATGATGGCGGATACGCCTTGGGTGATGGGCGATACGCGATTTAACAACTATCTGACGCATCAATGGATCAAGGGATATAAACCTCACCCACAATTTAATACCCTGTGGCGCTATCTGGATATTAAAAAATGA
- a CDS encoding ABC transporter permease, whose protein sequence is MLAYIIRRVLQMIPTIFGVMLLVFFLFSVVGGDPSLILGGKHLTEEVLNNIRSQLGLDKSLPEQFFIFVKQVLTLDFGTSWSTQQPVSNMIASRIGPSLTLTGSLLVVSLLVSIPLAAIVAYFRGGLTDRVVTIACTVAMSISALVYIVVGQYVLAYELAWFPVRGWGDSLFTNLLIYVPLPLLMGLLVSIGPDIRFYRSFFIEEMNNDYVRTARAKGLSEQKIMLKHVLRNAMIPVVTTVMMSLPFLMMGALILESFFGIPGMGNEVLLAVNKSDFPVIKAVTIYIAIATMIFNLLADLVYKLIDPRVQLK, encoded by the coding sequence ATGCTTGCCTATATTATTCGCCGTGTTTTACAAATGATCCCGACGATATTCGGGGTGATGCTGCTGGTGTTTTTCTTATTCTCTGTCGTAGGGGGAGACCCAAGCCTGATTCTTGGGGGGAAACATTTAACCGAAGAAGTATTAAATAATATTCGCAGCCAGCTGGGCTTAGATAAGAGTTTGCCTGAGCAATTTTTTATCTTTGTAAAGCAGGTGCTGACATTAGATTTTGGTACGTCATGGTCTACACAGCAGCCCGTCTCAAATATGATTGCCAGCCGGATTGGGCCATCGCTTACCTTAACTGGCTCCTTGCTGGTGGTGAGTTTATTAGTGTCTATTCCATTGGCTGCCATTGTGGCTTATTTCCGTGGTGGATTAACAGATCGCGTGGTGACGATTGCGTGCACGGTGGCCATGTCGATTAGTGCCCTAGTGTATATCGTGGTAGGGCAGTATGTATTGGCTTATGAATTAGCTTGGTTTCCCGTGCGGGGCTGGGGTGATTCTCTGTTTACTAATTTATTGATTTACGTACCTTTGCCATTATTAATGGGCTTGCTGGTTTCAATTGGCCCGGATATTCGTTTTTATCGCAGCTTCTTTATTGAAGAAATGAATAATGATTATGTGCGTACTGCGCGTGCTAAAGGCTTATCCGAGCAAAAAATCATGCTTAAGCATGTATTGCGTAATGCCATGATTCCAGTGGTGACTACGGTCATGATGTCGCTGCCCTTTTTAATGATGGGTGCGCTGATTCTGGAAAGCTTCTTTGGTATTCCGGGTATGGGTAATGAAGTATTACTGGCCGTGAATAAAAGTGACTTCCCGGTTATTAAAGCGGTAACCATTTATATTGCAATCGCCACGATGATTTTTAATTTGCTGGCCGATCTGGTTTACAAATTAATCGATCCACGTGTTCAGCTTAAATAA
- a CDS encoding ABC transporter permease yields MNAIVEAMPGLQTETASKSLWALGWQRLKRNKVGFIALWVVVAYLLIAVGGWVNVVASHWADEVAVPYAPPSWISKSKDEQLPPSKHSVAAAGKEIQTMLPAEDPIGAELAAAQKNVGKYADNSPPKRETLPFGADLRGRDVIEKTIKGTSTSIFVGIFGAILALSIGTALGAVSGYFGGKVDDFLTWFYSIFTSVPDMLLLLSFAAVSGRGITTIITVMALTSWTGTYRLVRAEYMKLKNREYVQAANAIGASHSRRMFVHILPNISHLLLVQFSLMTVALIKYEAILSFLGFGVGVRQVSLGSMLAESPAELVQGFWWQMVAVTIAMSVLVTAFSLLVDALRDALDPKVK; encoded by the coding sequence ATGAATGCAATTGTTGAAGCAATGCCGGGTCTGCAGACAGAAACGGCTTCTAAAAGTTTGTGGGCATTAGGCTGGCAGCGGCTTAAGCGTAATAAGGTGGGTTTTATTGCGCTGTGGGTTGTGGTGGCTTATTTACTGATTGCCGTGGGTGGCTGGGTCAATGTGGTGGCCAGCCATTGGGCCGATGAAGTGGCTGTGCCTTACGCGCCGCCTTCATGGATTAGCAAGAGCAAAGATGAGCAACTGCCGCCTAGCAAACATTCGGTGGCAGCAGCAGGAAAAGAAATTCAAACCATGCTGCCCGCAGAAGACCCAATTGGCGCAGAGCTGGCTGCGGCGCAAAAAAATGTGGGCAAGTATGCAGATAACAGCCCGCCTAAGCGTGAAACTTTGCCTTTTGGTGCGGATTTACGTGGCCGTGATGTGATTGAAAAAACCATTAAAGGCACATCAACCTCGATTTTTGTTGGTATTTTTGGTGCCATTCTGGCCTTATCTATAGGTACAGCCCTTGGCGCGGTGTCAGGTTATTTTGGTGGCAAGGTTGATGACTTCTTAACCTGGTTTTACAGTATCTTTACTTCTGTGCCTGATATGCTTTTGCTGCTGTCTTTCGCTGCAGTTTCTGGCCGCGGTATCACTACGATTATTACCGTGATGGCACTGACCAGCTGGACAGGGACTTACCGCCTTGTACGGGCCGAATATATGAAGCTGAAAAACCGTGAGTATGTGCAGGCAGCCAATGCCATTGGCGCTTCACATTCACGCCGGATGTTTGTGCATATTCTGCCAAACATCAGCCATTTACTTCTGGTGCAGTTCTCTTTGATGACGGTTGCGCTGATTAAGTACGAAGCGATTTTGTCTTTCTTAGGTTTTGGTGTGGGTGTGCGTCAGGTAAGCCTAGGCTCGATGCTGGCTGAATCACCGGCTGAGCTGGTGCAAGGCTTCTGGTGGCAAATGGTGGCGGTCACGATTGCGATGTCTGTCCTGGTGACGGCGTTTAGCCTGTTGGTGGATGCATTGCGCGATGCGCTTGATCCAAAAGTGAAATAA